The stretch of DNA TGGCTGTTGGTGGCAGACGGGCAGGTTTGActaatttacatttatatttaagcatttagcagacgcttaaagctacatagaagtagtcttggaaagaactccactagataagAACAGTGGACTGAGTgccgaggtggatccaagtgcagaaggagataggGGAGGAGGTAAGGTAAGGagagaagatgctcttggaagagctgggtcttcaagagcttcatGAAGAGAGACAGGGACTCACGCCCCTGGactctggattgtcttgtgcggggcactggcaccgccagacgacaatcctttgatggaCGGAGCAGTCAAGGGGGGAAACATAAGGATTTAGAAACTGATGAACCACCTCTAGAGTTTATAGAGAGTGGTCCAAAAGAGAGAAGATAGCCAGCGAGCAGCTAAAGTGGGCTAAAGTGCTTTGTTGATGCCAGAAGTCAGAAAAGAGTGGCCAGACTTTATTCGGCGCCAtaataaagtggcctgtgaGTTAATAATCCTGTTATTGTGTACTGGCACcttgagtctgtgctccagtttcaTCATGCAGCAGTTGAAGAAGGTGGGAGGCGTCTCCACAGGGACACTCAGGACTTTGGTTATCGTGCGACTGCTCTCAGCCGGTACGGGGTCTCCCGTCCCGAAGAGGACGTCGCACGTGTGCACCGTCCTCTTCGACGGCGTGACAAACGTCTGCTTCTCACAGAGGTAGAACGTGGGGGTCACGGTGCGCGCCGAGTCGTTGAGTACCTCGACGGAGACCGCCATGGCCTCACCTGTTTTACATTTCAGAGAAAGAACAGAGTCACGTGTGAGGTacggctgctgctgatgctgatgctgagcAGATCTCACGTCAGGGTGGTTGCTTCACCTTGCTTCACTCCCATTTTCTCAGAGGAAGCGTTCATGGTCACTTTTCCAGAGCCGAAAAATGAGATCCTGGTCGCACTTTGCTCCTCctacagcaaaaaaaacccaaaaaaaacagctgtcagTAGTGTAACTCgacacaaggtttttttttttgcagagaatCTTTCCCTTACCTTAAGACCAATGATTATCATTTCAGATTTGGAGGCAAAGGGGAATTCGGTCTTGGTCAGAAACGGGAACTCAATCTTGGTTTTGTGGACGAGCCAGATCGACTGAGTCAGCTGTGCTCGCAAACTATAAGTAATCTTTCCCCATTTGCCCTGATAAGATGACGGCATGTCCCTGTGAAGAGATAAGGGGAATTATTTTCGGCACCAGGTGTGTACGTGAATGAGATTAGGACACACTCACTTATTGGGAATCACAAAAGTGAATGGATACACATTTCTTCCAGCGCTAATGAGTTCTGAACcttacagaaaacaaacaaagaagcagCATGTCAACATTAGTTTACAATAAATGACTCAGCAGTTTTAGAAAAGCAAGACCACACCGAccatctcctttgtttttatccTGCAGAATAATgtgttcaaagtaaaagtatctCTTCTTGTTGCTGTGAACCACAGTgtcccgtcctcctcctcctcctcctcctccgccgtCTTCGTACCACGTCACCTCTGCTTTTCCTTTGGCTCGGACCAGAAAACGCTGCACTTTGGTCTCCTTGTTGGTCACCACCGTCACCCGTCCAGAGAGCGTGTCCCCGGGAGAGAAGGTGCCTCGTTCGTTCACTCGGCTGTACTCCACCAAGAGATGCTTCACGGTCATGTTCAAACGACGGCGTTTGTACAATACTCCTAGTCAAAGACGTGCAGAATAACTGCTGACATAACGAGGACCGGCACCCTCCGGAAACTCTGTATCTGTGTCACAcaaggtcacatgatcacgagCCAAAGGTGTCACTTTCACGCAGGTAACTCGAGCCAGTCGCCTGGAAGCCTCCAAGCGATAGGATTAAATGAAGTGAGTGAAATGGTggctcaacacaacacagtaaacCGTGGATAATACACGCTTATCGTGTTAGTTTACAGTCTTATTATAGAATACACAGTGTATTTCTACACAGAGTAGATACAGAAACTCATATAACATCATAACGTGATTCGGAGAAACTGGATTATATTGTAACCGTACCACTAATCTAAAATAACGTTCATTGGAGCGTTCCCTGCCACCTCAAGGGACGACCACGACAAAGTTAATAAACCAAAATGTTGGTTCATACAATTTGTGCAGAGTCACGGCAAGAATCTGTGCCAGTGAGATTAATAATCTGACATGGCGACCATTGTGGAAGACATAAAATATGGTGTAATCTGATCCGAGTTACAGTGTCTTAAATTAGCTGCAAACAAAGGAACAAAGACTGTTGTACACATGTATAATGTGAAATATCTTGTGGTTCTAATGATACATTGTAAACTtaacataaagaaataaactgGAATTTTCtactttatgtatttatttgttcaaaAAATTAATAGAATacagtattacattacattttattgtctcatttatatttacattattacgTTTTACATCAAGACTACCGTCTTAAAATACCTACACAATCATTTACACCCTGTATTGTAGTGCCTTTAATGCAGTAATACACACATTTGCTCACCTGTAGATCACGTGACAAGTCTCCAAGCGAACCATCACTTTTTACAAACACTGCAGATATTACATGCATGTGCTCTGGCGGATGTTTGTCCAtccaggctgctgtagaaatggGTTGGCACAAGAAAAGCAAGATCCTTGTCTCAGggacatataaaaggcttattttaaatgtcttcttttttcattttacagacATTAATCtatttctaaatgttacacattagaCATTGAAGGCAGCTATTTACATGTTAGTGCTATATTGTTTAGACTGAGGAATGGAGGAGTACATCGCGTAGGCATAGGAGGGCGGGGGATCCTGAGGTTGGGGATTTGGAGGATTCAGGAGTTGGG from Solea solea chromosome 8, fSolSol10.1, whole genome shotgun sequence encodes:
- the LOC131464323 gene encoding arrestin domain-containing protein 3-like — its product is MTVKHLLVEYSRVNERGTFSPGDTLSGRVTVVTNKETKVQRFLVRAKGKAEVTWYEDGGGGGGGGGRDTVVHSNKKRYFYFEHIILQDKNKGDGSELISAGRNVYPFTFVIPNKDMPSSYQGKWGKITYSLRAQLTQSIWLVHKTKIEFPFLTKTEFPFASKSEMIIIGLKEEQSATRISFFGSGKVTMNASSEKMGVKQGEAMAVSVEVLNDSARTVTPTFYLCEKQTFVTPSKRTVHTCDVLFGTGDPVPAESSRTITKVLSVPVETPPTFFNCCMMKLEHRLKVTLDVPQAEIRLPLVVLLGSPKPRQQKPKRSIWFRKLPG